A stretch of Pseudomonas sp. 7SR1 DNA encodes these proteins:
- a CDS encoding 3'-5' exonuclease: protein MNLFSWLRPAPPMLADSLQRRLAELPTPTPLGECSLREQRWVVVDLETTGLNLNKDQVLSIGAVVIEDGAIDFSQQFERTLQCEKEKLGPSVLIHGLAPSAIAAGSDPAEALLAFMEFVGDSPLLAFHAPFDAHMLGRALKDYLGYRLQHPFLDVADLAPMLTPQAHLRKAGLDEWVDWFKLQVFDRHNASADALATAELALILFSRARQQQIQSPLDLQQRLGQWKRRQQAPSL, encoded by the coding sequence TGGCTGCGTCCGGCCCCGCCAATGCTTGCGGACTCGTTGCAGCGACGCCTGGCGGAACTGCCGACGCCCACGCCCCTGGGCGAGTGCAGCTTGCGGGAGCAGCGCTGGGTGGTGGTGGACCTGGAAACCACCGGCCTGAACCTGAACAAGGACCAGGTGTTGTCCATTGGCGCGGTAGTGATCGAAGACGGCGCCATCGACTTCAGCCAGCAGTTCGAACGCACCCTGCAATGCGAAAAGGAAAAACTGGGCCCCAGTGTGCTGATCCATGGCCTGGCGCCCAGTGCCATCGCCGCCGGGAGCGACCCAGCCGAGGCGCTGCTGGCCTTCATGGAGTTCGTCGGCGACAGTCCGCTGCTGGCTTTTCACGCACCGTTCGATGCTCACATGCTCGGACGCGCACTGAAGGACTACCTGGGCTACCGCTTGCAGCACCCGTTCCTGGACGTGGCGGACCTGGCGCCGATGCTCACCCCCCAAGCCCACCTGCGCAAGGCCGGCCTGGATGAATGGGTCGACTGGTTCAAGCTGCAGGTTTTCGATCGCCACAACGCCAGTGCCGACGCGCTCGCCACCGCCGAGCTGGCGCTGATCCTGTTCAGCCGCGCTCGCCAGCAACAGATCCAGAGTCCGCTGGACCTGCAGCAGCGCCTGGGCCAATGGAAACGGCGACAACAGGCCCCTTCGCTTTGA
- a CDS encoding FecR domain-containing protein, with translation MNPVHSKPVSSSVLDMAIAWQLSLDSGSGTPQDREAFAQWHAADEEHARAWRQLGMLDQRFSVASGPARAALLQSRVSIRRRLRKVGSGLASIVAVIGLALFAGERYLPLDYWLADQRTATGEQRTLRLADGTLINLNTHSALDVRFDDKQRRIILQEGEILVETGHNDPRPFIVQTREGSLRALGTRFLVKREEDATRLSVLQSAVAAHPEATQQEQILREGQQVLMRRNGFGPTVALSPGADAWTRGMLVVDNARLEELVHELGRYRRGYLGVEPQVADLRITGSFPLHDTDLALTALLPTLPVQIEHHTRWWVMVQPKTEAKP, from the coding sequence ATGAACCCGGTCCATTCCAAACCGGTTTCGTCCAGCGTCCTGGACATGGCCATCGCCTGGCAACTATCCCTGGACTCGGGCAGCGGCACTCCCCAGGACCGCGAGGCCTTCGCCCAATGGCATGCCGCCGACGAAGAACACGCCCGGGCCTGGCGGCAACTGGGCATGCTCGACCAGCGTTTCAGCGTGGCCAGCGGGCCGGCGCGGGCCGCGTTGCTGCAGTCGCGGGTCAGCATCCGGCGTCGGTTGCGCAAGGTAGGCAGCGGCCTGGCCAGTATTGTCGCGGTGATCGGCCTGGCGCTGTTTGCCGGGGAGCGTTACCTGCCGCTGGACTACTGGCTGGCCGACCAGCGCACCGCCACGGGCGAACAACGCACCCTGCGCCTGGCTGACGGAACGCTGATCAACCTCAACACCCACAGCGCCCTCGATGTGCGTTTCGACGATAAGCAACGGCGCATCATCCTCCAGGAAGGCGAGATCCTGGTGGAAACCGGCCACAACGATCCGCGTCCGTTTATCGTGCAGACTCGCGAAGGCAGCCTGCGTGCCCTGGGTACGCGGTTCCTGGTCAAGCGCGAGGAGGACGCCACGCGCCTGAGCGTCCTGCAGTCCGCCGTGGCGGCCCATCCCGAGGCAACACAGCAGGAACAGATTCTTCGCGAAGGCCAGCAGGTGCTGATGCGCCGCAACGGCTTCGGGCCGACGGTGGCCTTGAGTCCCGGTGCCGATGCATGGACCCGTGGCATGCTGGTGGTGGACAACGCCCGTCTGGAAGAGCTGGTCCATGAACTGGGGCGCTACCGTCGCGGCTACCTGGGCGTCGAACCACAAGTGGCGGATTTGCGCATCACCGGCAGCTTCCCGTTGCACGACACCGACCTGGCCTTGACCGCGCTGCTGCCAACCTTGCCGGTACAGATAGAGCATCACACCCGCTGGTGGGTCATGGTGCAACCGAAGACCGAAGCCAAGCCGTGA
- a CDS encoding TonB-dependent siderophore receptor, producing the protein MSRPLDTLLRPSLLAVAIAFAVPLASGPLLAAEQASSVRAYNLPSAPLASTLNQIASQAGLALSLSPSLVSGKQSAPVQGQFDAIGALREALRGTGLQLEQSSAGTYSLAAVPEGVMALPETSVIGAGISETAWGPTEGYAVTRTAAGTKTDTPIVELPRSVSVVTRQQMEDRSVLNLNDALRYTAGVQSSGYGSDSRNDWLLVRGFVPTQFLDGLPLPKGNYVTPKIETWNLERIAVLRGPASSVYGQTPPGGLLDMVSRRPQAESSHEVEVQAGSYEHKQINFDSTGKVDDEGQFLYRVSGTVRDSNSQVDHIPDKRYNLAPSLTWNINDDTRLTFLTQFTRDDTGITGQFLPLQGTKLSSPAGKISHHKNLGDPEWEFYDRTYYALGYAFEHRLNDTWQFRQNLRYTKSDLETQGISAGGQFWPAGPDEAVSADGTIKRSASVIDEDISQFAVDNNFQADFQTGVLSHTLLLGLDHQRSNSNARWDWGSNGVPTSNIHNPIYGQDFSNVQYFTMYDYNQKTNQTGLYIQDQMALDNWRLTLGGREDWVHTGTEFHNLNNVTNTQRDKKFSGNAALSYVFDNGVTPYISFAQSFQAAAGSTVNSTDAFKPTEGEQYEAGIKYQPPGTRTLLTAAVFDLTQKNNSVTENNVTRQVGEVQVRGLELEASGNVTDNLKLVGSYTYNDSEITKGTAAEKGKRMAQVPRNQATAWADYTWHNGLLDGFGVGAGVRYVGDTYGNTTNTDWGHVGSYTVYDASAHYDLGRLNKTLKGVTVAVDAKNIFNKDYLSTCDGFYCYYGDQRNVVASVNYKW; encoded by the coding sequence ATGTCCCGTCCGCTAGACACCCTGTTGCGCCCCAGCCTGTTGGCCGTCGCCATTGCCTTTGCCGTCCCGTTGGCCAGCGGCCCGTTGCTGGCAGCCGAACAGGCTTCCAGCGTGCGCGCCTACAACCTGCCTTCCGCGCCATTGGCCAGCACCCTTAACCAGATTGCCAGCCAGGCCGGCCTCGCCTTGAGCCTGAGCCCTTCCCTGGTCTCAGGTAAGCAGTCGGCTCCGGTCCAGGGCCAGTTCGATGCCATCGGCGCATTGCGTGAAGCCTTGCGCGGCACCGGCCTGCAACTGGAACAAAGCAGCGCCGGCACCTACAGCCTGGCCGCCGTGCCCGAGGGCGTCATGGCCCTGCCGGAAACCAGCGTGATCGGCGCGGGCATCAGCGAAACCGCGTGGGGCCCGACCGAAGGTTATGCGGTCACCCGCACCGCCGCCGGCACCAAGACCGATACTCCGATTGTCGAACTGCCACGCTCGGTTTCCGTGGTCACGCGCCAGCAAATGGAAGACCGCTCCGTCCTCAACCTCAACGATGCCCTGCGCTACACCGCCGGCGTACAGAGCAGCGGCTACGGTTCGGACTCGCGTAACGACTGGCTGCTGGTGCGCGGTTTCGTACCGACCCAGTTCCTCGATGGCCTGCCGCTGCCCAAGGGCAACTACGTCACGCCGAAAATCGAGACTTGGAACCTGGAGCGCATCGCCGTGTTGCGCGGCCCCGCATCTTCGGTCTACGGCCAGACGCCGCCGGGCGGCCTGCTGGACATGGTCAGCCGTCGCCCACAGGCCGAGAGCAGTCATGAAGTGGAAGTACAGGCCGGCAGCTACGAGCACAAGCAGATCAATTTCGACAGCACCGGCAAGGTCGATGACGAAGGCCAGTTCCTTTATCGGGTCAGCGGCACCGTGCGCGACAGCAATTCCCAGGTCGATCACATTCCGGACAAGCGCTACAACCTCGCGCCGAGCCTGACCTGGAATATCAACGATGACACTCGCCTGACCTTCCTGACCCAGTTCACCCGCGACGACACCGGTATTACCGGGCAATTCCTGCCATTACAGGGCACCAAGCTGTCTTCGCCGGCGGGCAAGATTTCCCATCACAAGAACCTGGGGGATCCAGAGTGGGAATTCTATGACCGCACCTATTACGCACTCGGCTACGCGTTCGAACATCGCCTGAACGATACCTGGCAGTTCCGCCAGAACCTGCGCTATACCAAGAGCGACCTGGAGACCCAGGGCATCTCCGCTGGCGGACAATTCTGGCCAGCGGGGCCTGACGAGGCGGTAAGCGCCGATGGCACCATCAAGCGCAGCGCCAGTGTCATCGATGAAGACATCAGCCAGTTCGCTGTGGATAACAACTTCCAGGCCGACTTCCAAACCGGCGTTCTCAGCCACACCCTGCTGCTGGGCCTGGATCACCAGCGCTCGAACAGCAATGCGCGCTGGGACTGGGGTTCGAACGGTGTGCCGACCAGCAATATCCACAACCCGATCTACGGACAGGATTTCTCCAACGTCCAGTACTTCACCATGTATGACTACAACCAGAAGACCAACCAGACCGGCCTCTACATCCAGGACCAGATGGCCCTGGACAACTGGCGCCTGACCCTTGGCGGACGCGAGGACTGGGTCCACACCGGCACTGAGTTCCACAACCTCAACAACGTCACCAACACTCAGCGGGACAAGAAATTCAGCGGCAACGCCGCCCTGAGCTACGTCTTCGATAACGGCGTGACACCTTACATTTCCTTCGCACAGTCGTTCCAGGCCGCGGCAGGTTCAACGGTCAACAGCACCGATGCGTTCAAACCGACCGAGGGCGAACAGTACGAGGCCGGGATCAAGTACCAGCCCCCCGGCACCAGGACCTTGCTGACCGCCGCGGTGTTCGACCTGACCCAGAAGAACAACTCCGTGACCGAAAACAACGTCACTCGCCAGGTGGGCGAAGTCCAGGTCCGGGGCCTGGAGCTGGAGGCTTCGGGCAACGTGACCGACAACCTGAAACTCGTCGGCTCCTATACCTACAACGACAGCGAAATCACCAAGGGCACCGCGGCCGAAAAAGGCAAGCGCATGGCCCAGGTCCCGCGTAACCAGGCCACGGCGTGGGCCGACTACACCTGGCACAACGGCCTGCTGGACGGCTTCGGCGTGGGCGCAGGCGTGCGTTATGTCGGCGACACCTACGGCAACACCACCAACACCGACTGGGGCCATGTCGGCTCCTACACCGTGTACGACGCATCGGCCCATTACGACCTGGGCCGCCTGAACAAGACCCTCAAGGGGGTTACGGTGGCGGTGGACGCGAAGAACATCTTCAACAAGGACTACCTGTCCACTTGCGATGGTTTCTATTGCTACTACGGCGACCAACGCAACGTCGTTGCCAGCGTGAATTACAAATGGTAA
- a CDS encoding RNA polymerase sigma factor: MSSIPGPHSDLVGALYRDHRGWLLAWLRRNVACPQRAEDLSQDTFVRLLGREQLKAPREPRAFLVAIAKGLLFDYFRRAALEQAYLTELMLIPEGEQPSPEEQHLILEDLKNIDRLLGKLSSKARAAFLYNRLDGLGHAEIAERLGVSVPRVRQYLAQGMRQCYIALYGEPT, encoded by the coding sequence GTGTCGTCAATTCCTGGCCCTCACAGTGATCTGGTTGGTGCGCTGTACCGTGACCATCGTGGCTGGCTATTGGCCTGGTTGCGGCGCAACGTCGCCTGCCCGCAACGGGCCGAGGACTTGAGCCAGGATACGTTCGTGCGCCTGTTGGGCCGCGAGCAATTGAAGGCACCCCGCGAACCCCGGGCCTTCCTGGTGGCGATCGCCAAGGGGTTGCTGTTCGACTATTTCCGTCGGGCGGCACTGGAGCAGGCCTATCTCACCGAACTGATGCTGATTCCAGAAGGCGAGCAGCCATCGCCGGAAGAACAGCACTTGATCCTCGAGGACCTCAAGAATATCGATAGGCTGCTCGGCAAACTGTCGAGCAAGGCTCGCGCCGCGTTCCTCTACAACCGCCTCGACGGCCTCGGCCACGCCGAGATCGCCGAGCGCCTGGGCGTTTCGGTTCCCAGGGTGCGCCAGTACCTGGCCCAAGGCATGCGTCAGTGCTACATCGCACTTTACGGAGAACCGACATGA